The following proteins are encoded in a genomic region of Montipora foliosa isolate CH-2021 chromosome 8, ASM3666993v2, whole genome shotgun sequence:
- the LOC137968962 gene encoding RNA-binding motif, single-stranded-interacting protein 2-like, whose amino-acid sequence MSDSLAQVVETGTMTTDRTGNNERTHAAKDSESHGSHASHDPGTPPDHANRELPSEALEEKETQSADAENRNKNGQERDDKKVSMRQQLQGSRKKQPANLTKTQQQQQKPYNSGRNIRANPAGAWQAYQSWPVGFTSPRFTPAAPIYGYAHPGAYSIPSSPPPSSSQRRLSASDSQDEPDEKLSKTNLYIRGLSPGTTDEDLNNLCSRYGNIISTKAILDKNTNKCKGYGFVDFESPTVAQKAVTALKNKGIQAQMAKQQEQDPTNLYFLYLPRNFDEAKLEAMLRRYGKVISTRILRDTDHESRGVGFARMENTQICEQIIKDFNGEKIPGSIESLVVKFADGGPKKRQQNQQNHDSSWPINRQEGVPLLGYDPLVMQNGSTVNTSARVTHATVLPGQGATFVQTNVPLAYQLAAAAGGGSWLHQPYIQMQHQLQPSQLATAAAAATAVTPSSIEHTVAPLQQSTVQHLANQMNQLQMSGSQYITSPVHSSFSQASWQMMHQHGQPHPHYMSLEDHSLVGEGDPLGPPPMSPQAAGLPQHLSDHTQSMEDHRMGSYTSYQRK is encoded by the exons ATGAGCGATTCATTAGCTCAGGTTGTAGAGACAGGAACGATGACAACCGATCGAACAGGCAACAACGAACGCACGCACGCTGCCAAAGACAGTGAGTCGCACGGCTCACATGCTTCGCACGATCCAGGAACACCGCCTGATCACGCAAACCGAGAGCTACCAAGTGAAGCACTCGAAGAAAAGGAAACGCAATCAGCGGACGCAGAAAATCGCAACAAAAACGGACAAGAAAGAGATGACAAAAAG GTTTCAATGAGGCAACAACTGCAGGGCAGCAGAAAGAAGCAGCCTGCAAACCTGACAAAAACA caacagcagcagcaaaAGCCATACAACAGTGGACGCAATATAAGAGCAAACCCAGCAGGAGCATGGCAAGCATACCAGTCATGGCCAGTGGGATTTACTTCTCCACGCTTTACACCAGCAGCTCCAATTTATGGCTATGCACACCCAGGG GCATATAGCATACCAAGTAGTCCACCTCCAAGTTCATCCCAAAGACGTTTGTCAGCAAGTGACAGTCAGGATGAACCTGATGAGAAACTAAGCAAAACCAACCTTTACATTAGAGGTCTTTCACCAGGGACAACAGATGAAgatttaaataatttatgtaGCAG ATATGGAAATATTATTTCAACTAAAGCAATTCTAGATAAGAACACTAATAAATGTAAAG GATATGGGTTTGTGGATTTTGAGTCACCGACTGTTGCACAAAAGGCAGTCACAGCTTTGAAAAACAAGGGAATACAAGCCCAGATGGCAAAG cAACAAGAGCAAGATCCTACAAATCTATATTTCCTTTATCTTCCAAGAAATTTTGATGAAGCA AAATTAGAAGCAATGTTGAGAAGATATGGCAAGGTTATATCAACTAGAATACTAAGAGATACAGACCACGAGAGTAGAGGAGTGGGATTtgcaag GATGGAAAATACACAGATTTGTGAACAAATAATTAAAGAttttaatggagaaaagattCCAG GTAGTATTGAATCACTAGTTGTGAAATTTGCTGATGGAGGTCCAAAGAAGAGACAGCAGAATCAACAAAACCATG ATAGTTCCTGGCCAATTAACAGGCAAGAG GGAGTCCCTTTGTTGGGGTATGATCCACTTGTTATGCAAAATGG GTCTACTGTAAACACATCAGCGAGAGTTACCCATGCTACAGTTCTCCCAGGGCAA GGAGCAACCTTTGTTCAAACAAATGTACCTTTGGCCTACCAGCTTGCTGCAGCAGCTGGAGGTGGAAGTTGGCTTCATCAACCCTACATTCAGATGCAGCATCAATTACAACCG AGTCAACTTGCAACAGCTGCAGCAGCAGCAACTGCAGTAACACCCTCATCAATTGAACATACTGTTGCCCCACTGCAACAGAGCACTGTGCAGCACTTAGCAAATCAGATGAACCAACTACAAATGTCTGGGTCACAGTACATCACCAGTCCAGTTCACAGTTCATTCTCTCAAGCTTCATGGCAAATGATGCATCAGCATGGACAGCCACATCCGCACTACATGTCACTTGAG